Proteins encoded by one window of Akkermansia muciniphila ATCC BAA-835:
- a CDS encoding HAD family hydrolase translates to MKTGFVFDLDGTLVDSIPGIARGLNLALKALGYPEHSVDAIREMVGKGARELCLASLKGYFNGNVPEEAFEAVHRGFMREYPHTWQEGTVPYPGIREMLLSLAGEGHPLGVLSNKPHAVTVPLVRHILPEIPFREVMGFSERFPRKPEPDSLLSIVRSWGREPAQVCMVGDSAHDGNTAVNAGTRLILVGWGYSSRSALDAFRVPVCAAAGELSARLHDESSLPFPVAAHRNC, encoded by the coding sequence ATGAAAACGGGTTTTGTCTTTGACCTGGACGGGACGCTGGTGGACTCTATTCCCGGTATCGCCCGCGGCCTGAATCTGGCCTTGAAAGCGCTGGGGTATCCGGAGCATTCCGTGGACGCCATCCGGGAAATGGTGGGCAAGGGGGCCCGGGAGCTTTGCCTGGCTTCCCTGAAAGGCTATTTCAACGGAAACGTGCCGGAGGAAGCTTTTGAAGCGGTGCACCGGGGATTCATGCGTGAATACCCGCACACCTGGCAGGAGGGCACGGTTCCGTACCCCGGCATCCGGGAAATGCTGTTGTCCCTGGCCGGAGAAGGCCATCCTCTGGGCGTTTTATCCAACAAGCCCCATGCGGTTACGGTGCCGCTGGTGCGCCATATCCTGCCTGAAATTCCCTTCCGGGAGGTGATGGGTTTTTCCGAACGCTTTCCGCGCAAGCCGGAACCTGACTCCCTGCTGTCCATCGTCCGTTCCTGGGGCAGGGAGCCGGCGCAGGTGTGCATGGTGGGGGACTCCGCCCATGACGGCAACACGGCCGTGAACGCCGGAACACGGCTTATTCTGGTGGGGTGGGGCTACAGTTCCCGTTCCGCTCTGGATGCCTTCCGGGTGCCGGTGTGCGCCGCCGCGGGGGAATTATCTGCCCGGCTGCATGATGAAAGCAGCCTGCCGTTTCCCGTTGCCGCGCATAGGAATTGTTGA
- the lpxA gene encoding acyl-ACP--UDP-N-acetylglucosamine O-acyltransferase, with product MPEIHPTAVVHPAAEIADDVKIGPFCVVGEHVKLGPGCVLHSHVVIDGPSSFGSGNEFFPFSVIGLKSQDLKYKGEPTYLEVGDNNVFRENATINRATDIGGATRIGNNNLFLVSCHAGHDCQIGNHVIFSGFATAAGHVTVGDYAILAGCCAVHQFVSIGEHAMVGAMARVSQDVLPYTIVEGHPAVTRSVNSIGMQRRGFSEEDLKAVRMCYKKLFVNKKLTVHEALEELRHSGYAENACLRRIIQFVETSERGFCH from the coding sequence ATGCCAGAAATACACCCAACGGCAGTAGTGCATCCTGCTGCAGAGATCGCGGATGATGTTAAAATCGGTCCCTTTTGCGTTGTCGGGGAACATGTCAAACTGGGGCCCGGCTGCGTGCTGCACAGCCATGTGGTTATAGACGGTCCTTCTTCCTTCGGCAGCGGCAACGAATTTTTCCCGTTTTCCGTCATCGGCCTGAAAAGCCAGGATTTGAAATACAAGGGAGAGCCGACTTATCTGGAAGTGGGGGATAACAACGTCTTCCGTGAAAACGCCACCATCAACCGGGCTACGGACATTGGCGGCGCAACGCGGATAGGGAATAACAACCTTTTCCTGGTTTCCTGCCATGCCGGGCACGATTGCCAGATCGGCAATCATGTGATTTTCTCCGGGTTCGCTACCGCCGCCGGCCATGTTACGGTGGGGGATTACGCCATCCTGGCGGGATGTTGCGCCGTACACCAGTTTGTGAGCATCGGGGAACATGCCATGGTGGGAGCAATGGCCCGCGTGAGCCAGGATGTCCTGCCGTACACGATCGTGGAGGGCCACCCGGCCGTAACGCGTTCCGTTAACTCCATCGGCATGCAGAGGCGCGGCTTTTCCGAAGAAGACCTGAAAGCCGTGCGCATGTGCTATAAAAAGCTTTTCGTCAATAAAAAGCTGACCGTTCATGAAGCTCTGGAGGAACTGCGGCATTCGGGGTATGCGGAAAATGCCTGCCTGAGGAGAATCATCCAATTCGTGGAAACTTCCGAACGGGGGTTCTGCCATTGA
- the bla gene encoding class A beta-lactamase, translating into MFFCVFSQGATSSPPAVSAADSSAVRELAHSLKARVGMAAEMLDTGETVMVGDEAAYPMQSVVKFVLALSVLKRVDQGAMNLEQIIRIRPEQLVKDTWSPLRERFPQGGDFSLKELLRVTVQESDNNTCDLLFGLIGGPQAVQKDLKEWGIDGINVRFTEEEIHRNHDLQYVNSSRPSAMNSLLRAFDEGKILKKGTQSVLWNIMAGCSTGPERLKGQLPRDYVVAHKTGSGFTLPGGGVTARNDVGIIVLPNGRKMAVSVFIRDSKDSESACDRVIASMARWLCLEWLGAGGR; encoded by the coding sequence ATGTTCTTTTGCGTTTTTTCTCAGGGGGCCACGTCTTCTCCGCCAGCCGTTTCCGCAGCGGATTCCTCCGCCGTACGCGAACTGGCCCATTCCCTGAAGGCCCGTGTGGGCATGGCTGCGGAAATGCTGGATACGGGGGAAACCGTCATGGTGGGGGATGAGGCGGCCTATCCCATGCAGAGCGTCGTCAAATTCGTGCTGGCCTTGTCCGTCTTGAAGCGGGTGGACCAGGGCGCCATGAATCTGGAACAGATCATCCGCATACGTCCGGAACAACTGGTGAAAGATACCTGGAGCCCCCTCCGGGAGCGTTTCCCGCAAGGCGGCGATTTCTCTCTGAAGGAACTGCTGAGAGTGACTGTCCAGGAAAGCGACAACAATACCTGCGACCTCCTGTTTGGCCTTATTGGAGGGCCGCAGGCCGTGCAGAAGGATTTGAAGGAATGGGGAATTGACGGCATTAATGTCCGTTTTACGGAAGAAGAAATACACCGGAATCATGATTTGCAATATGTCAACTCAAGCCGTCCGTCGGCCATGAACTCCCTTCTCCGGGCGTTTGACGAAGGTAAAATTTTGAAAAAAGGCACACAGAGTGTTCTTTGGAACATCATGGCGGGATGTTCTACAGGTCCTGAACGTCTGAAAGGGCAGCTGCCGCGGGATTACGTGGTGGCGCATAAGACGGGATCCGGATTCACGCTGCCGGGGGGTGGCGTTACCGCCCGCAATGACGTCGGCATCATTGTTCTTCCCAACGGCCGGAAAATGGCGGTTTCCGTGTTCATCAGGGATTCAAAGGATTCTGAATCCGCTTGTGACCGGGTGATCGCCTCCATGGCCCGCTGGCTGTGCCTGGAATGGCTGGGTGCCGGAGGCAGGTAA
- a CDS encoding DUF456 domain-containing protein, with amino-acid sequence MPHLLSETLVWCVTLLLFGMGLIGTLIPMLPGIMIIAAGCVWQGVMGRENLAWWEWTVLALLVAGGMVIDKLSGGMGAKKFGSTAAGIWGAIIGAVAGSLLFSPITGLLFMPFLGALLAELIFARKDIMNAFRAGSGAALGMLAGLLLEFTCGLLIIAWFCSCCFLF; translated from the coding sequence ATGCCCCATCTCCTTTCGGAAACCCTCGTCTGGTGCGTCACCCTGCTGTTATTCGGCATGGGGCTGATCGGCACGCTCATCCCCATGCTTCCCGGCATTATGATCATTGCGGCCGGGTGCGTCTGGCAGGGAGTCATGGGCAGAGAAAACCTGGCGTGGTGGGAATGGACCGTCCTGGCGCTGCTGGTGGCGGGAGGCATGGTCATTGACAAGCTTTCCGGAGGCATGGGCGCCAAAAAATTCGGCAGCACTGCCGCCGGCATCTGGGGAGCCATCATCGGCGCCGTCGCGGGGAGCCTCCTTTTCTCCCCCATTACGGGCCTTTTGTTCATGCCGTTCCTGGGGGCGCTGCTGGCGGAACTTATCTTTGCCAGAAAGGATATCATGAACGCTTTCAGGGCCGGGTCCGGAGCGGCGCTTGGGATGCTTGCCGGTCTGCTGCTGGAATTTACCTGCGGCCTGCTCATCATCGCCTGGTTCTGTTCCTGCTGCTTCCTGTTTTGA
- a CDS encoding M28 family peptidase has product MTFRLGLLIVVVCIALSSCSKLFSPRGSGEIPDTDQTETLLKAHVFHLADTIGERNVYHPGSMERSARYIEQKLEGMGYAVTRQAVHIPPSGEFGAVKDWTAYNLIAIKKGTSPQPKMLIVGAHYDTKVGMDNWHDHGPARPSRTGTPGANDNASGVAALLETARALAATSTLHDVCLVAYANEEPPFYQTPAMGSAVHAKSVSHHSGREKIIGMIALETLGCYSPRVNKKRQSAVVAGLAGLPDRCDYVAFLSTNTGRKLARSCAEEFSALSRFPVRSAVFPYYTRGVSWSDDWGYMKEGIPSFAATDTAFLRCDDYHETSDTAEKLDYPQFAEVVQGLSKLVISLANKP; this is encoded by the coding sequence ATGACTTTCAGGCTCGGTCTGCTCATAGTGGTGGTCTGCATCGCCCTCAGCTCCTGTTCCAAGCTTTTTTCTCCCCGCGGAAGCGGAGAAATACCGGACACGGACCAAACGGAAACGCTCCTGAAAGCGCATGTATTCCACCTGGCGGATACCATCGGTGAACGGAACGTCTACCACCCCGGCTCCATGGAGCGTTCCGCCCGCTACATTGAACAAAAACTGGAGGGAATGGGTTATGCCGTCACGCGCCAGGCTGTTCATATCCCGCCCTCCGGAGAATTCGGCGCCGTAAAGGACTGGACGGCATATAATCTCATCGCCATCAAGAAAGGAACCTCCCCCCAGCCCAAAATGCTCATCGTCGGCGCGCATTACGATACCAAAGTGGGCATGGACAACTGGCACGACCACGGTCCTGCCCGGCCTTCCCGCACCGGAACTCCGGGAGCCAATGACAACGCTTCCGGCGTAGCCGCCCTGCTGGAAACGGCACGTGCCCTTGCAGCAACTTCCACCCTCCACGATGTTTGTCTGGTGGCCTACGCCAATGAAGAGCCTCCTTTTTACCAGACGCCCGCCATGGGCAGCGCAGTACATGCCAAATCCGTCTCCCATCATTCGGGCAGGGAAAAAATCATTGGCATGATTGCCCTGGAAACGCTGGGCTGCTATTCCCCCCGGGTGAATAAAAAACGCCAATCCGCCGTGGTTGCCGGATTGGCCGGCCTGCCGGACCGCTGCGACTATGTTGCTTTCCTCTCCACCAACACGGGCCGCAAACTGGCACGCTCCTGCGCGGAGGAATTTTCCGCCTTGAGCCGCTTTCCGGTGCGTTCCGCCGTGTTCCCGTATTACACCCGCGGCGTTTCCTGGTCTGACGACTGGGGATACATGAAGGAAGGCATCCCCTCCTTTGCCGCCACGGATACGGCCTTCCTCCGCTGCGACGATTACCATGAAACCAGCGATACGGCTGAAAAGCTGGACTATCCCCAGTTTGCAGAAGTGGTGCAGGGCCTTTCCAAACTCGTCATTTCACTGGCCAACAAACCATGA
- a CDS encoding RDD family protein, with protein sequence MDIYWIQDHERKGPLPEVEVISMLEAGLIPENARAWHAGCPEWVCIRDLPALKGAGAVSREEGERRNGREERLENAGGEDVPALSADADCLPEEGGEDAEEGVPLVVPYAYVRFLGRMADVMMHMTLYLAVLRVSGAAFNPGFLPGSYEALLYLCLPMVLMETAFLGTLGTTPGKAMLGVSVRDYRGRRLSFPMAFRRSLFVMVLGLGCFAPSLMLLALFFSWWWVRRFGFTPWDRKLGTTDVLNGSLTLRKVVMTLVLIILCLQLIYVLLIPWLPEMEAYAAASGQM encoded by the coding sequence ATGGATATTTACTGGATTCAGGATCATGAACGGAAGGGGCCTCTGCCGGAAGTGGAGGTCATTTCCATGCTGGAGGCGGGCCTCATTCCGGAAAACGCCCGGGCGTGGCATGCCGGATGCCCGGAGTGGGTATGCATCCGTGACCTTCCGGCATTGAAAGGAGCAGGTGCCGTCAGCAGAGAAGAAGGGGAACGGCGGAACGGGAGGGAAGAGAGGCTGGAAAACGCAGGGGGAGAAGATGTCCCGGCGCTTTCCGCAGATGCGGATTGCCTACCGGAAGAAGGAGGGGAGGACGCGGAGGAGGGAGTGCCGCTGGTGGTTCCGTATGCGTACGTCCGTTTTCTTGGCAGAATGGCTGATGTAATGATGCACATGACGCTGTACCTGGCTGTGCTTAGGGTATCCGGCGCTGCTTTCAATCCCGGTTTTCTTCCTGGTTCCTATGAAGCTCTGCTTTACCTCTGCCTCCCGATGGTTCTCATGGAAACTGCATTTCTTGGAACATTGGGTACAACCCCGGGAAAAGCCATGCTGGGCGTTTCCGTCAGGGACTACCGGGGAAGACGCCTTTCTTTCCCCATGGCATTCCGGCGCTCCCTGTTCGTCATGGTGCTTGGTCTGGGGTGTTTTGCTCCTTCCCTGATGCTGCTGGCCCTGTTTTTTTCCTGGTGGTGGGTGCGCCGTTTCGGTTTTACTCCCTGGGACAGGAAGCTGGGGACTACGGATGTGCTGAACGGCTCCCTCACGCTCCGTAAAGTGGTGATGACGTTGGTGCTGATCATTCTGTGCCTTCAACTCATCTACGTTCTGCTGATTCCCTGGCTGCCTGAGATGGAGGCTTATGCGGCCGCTTCCGGCCAAATGTGA
- a CDS encoding DUF3784 domain-containing protein, whose translation MDAPVPIPVAMMAGFMILGAILSMGKCSFLIAGYSMMNRGQKKQYDEQALCRFMGKIMYCLAFAMLLWLSSIILQNSVLLSASLYFLVGSIAFAVIYAGAGSRFKK comes from the coding sequence ATGGATGCACCTGTTCCGATACCCGTCGCCATGATGGCAGGTTTCATGATTCTTGGAGCCATTCTTTCCATGGGGAAATGTTCCTTCCTCATCGCAGGCTACAGCATGATGAACAGAGGGCAGAAAAAGCAATATGATGAACAGGCGCTGTGCCGGTTCATGGGGAAGATCATGTACTGCCTCGCCTTCGCCATGCTGCTCTGGCTCTCCAGCATCATTCTCCAGAACTCCGTGCTCCTGTCCGCCTCCCTGTACTTTCTGGTGGGAAGCATTGCATTTGCGGTCATTTACGCTGGCGCCGGAAGCCGGTTCAAAAAATAG
- a CDS encoding FtsX-like permease family protein: MKNLLSRYISLSLALRYLNPLRTFFSIITLICLLGVSLGVMVLIVVLSVMGGLQKEIQGNLFAHSPHVQVCYRNDFGVREVIPDWMDLGEKLRHVPGVQSTYALIEDYALVDVQGRQRPCFFRAIDTENAVQLEDLKRLVVAGDAELDMGEKAVVSSIVAENMGLNVGDVVRVYTTRNFQEISHAYQQTELPMLAEKNARELKDLKEWGKNLKTEGEREMAGRASVDRAFSLLNGLLSVPRRDAERSSLMDLLAVLNDGEIADNGRVAFSQGTRKEWETVLNGFKAGAKNEADMECFRKIKELVMPKDLEVIGIYRASQHTPSPDLFIPLVIGQELLGYEDDVVQAVALRVEDPYHVETMLAPVMQALEKEKPSSAWTLETWHDRFNAWFELMQKERMMMSFVLSFISLISAFCIMAVMFTVSIQRKKEIAVMKALGATPFQVVRVFLWQGVIIGFVGALLGVGLGLLVLEYRMQIQGFLAGIGFDPFPVAFHGTANIPVVIDWAELAWQAVKAFVMVVVASIIPALITARQDPARSLRSM; encoded by the coding sequence ATGAAGAACCTATTGAGCCGGTACATCAGCCTGAGTCTGGCGCTGCGGTATTTGAACCCGTTGCGGACTTTCTTTTCCATTATTACCCTGATTTGCCTGCTGGGCGTATCTCTGGGGGTAATGGTGCTCATTGTCGTGCTGTCCGTCATGGGAGGCCTCCAGAAGGAAATTCAGGGGAATCTGTTTGCGCACTCCCCGCACGTCCAGGTATGCTACCGGAACGACTTCGGCGTGAGGGAAGTGATTCCGGACTGGATGGATTTGGGGGAGAAACTCAGGCACGTTCCCGGCGTCCAGTCCACCTACGCCCTGATAGAAGACTATGCGCTGGTGGATGTGCAGGGGCGGCAGAGGCCCTGCTTTTTCCGGGCCATTGATACGGAAAACGCCGTCCAGCTGGAGGATTTGAAGCGTTTGGTGGTAGCTGGCGATGCGGAACTGGACATGGGGGAAAAGGCTGTGGTTTCCTCCATCGTGGCGGAGAATATGGGATTGAATGTGGGAGATGTTGTCCGGGTTTATACGACCCGCAATTTTCAGGAAATTTCCCACGCCTACCAGCAGACGGAGCTGCCGATGCTGGCGGAAAAAAACGCGCGGGAACTCAAGGATTTGAAGGAGTGGGGAAAGAACCTGAAGACGGAGGGAGAGCGTGAAATGGCCGGCAGAGCCTCCGTGGACAGGGCGTTTTCCCTGCTTAACGGGCTGTTGTCCGTCCCGCGCAGGGATGCGGAACGTTCCAGCCTGATGGATCTGCTTGCCGTGCTGAACGACGGGGAAATTGCGGACAACGGCAGGGTGGCCTTTTCGCAAGGAACGCGGAAGGAATGGGAAACCGTTTTGAATGGTTTCAAGGCCGGGGCAAAAAATGAGGCGGATATGGAATGCTTCCGGAAAATCAAGGAGCTGGTGATGCCGAAAGACCTGGAGGTGATCGGAATTTACCGGGCCTCCCAGCATACGCCCAGCCCGGATCTTTTCATTCCGCTGGTCATCGGTCAGGAATTGCTGGGTTATGAGGATGACGTGGTGCAGGCCGTGGCCCTGCGCGTGGAAGACCCTTACCATGTGGAAACGATGCTGGCCCCCGTGATGCAGGCGCTGGAAAAGGAGAAGCCTTCTTCCGCATGGACGCTGGAAACCTGGCATGACCGCTTTAACGCGTGGTTTGAATTGATGCAGAAGGAGCGCATGATGATGAGCTTTGTCCTGTCCTTCATCTCCCTGATTTCCGCTTTTTGCATCATGGCGGTGATGTTTACCGTTTCCATCCAGAGGAAAAAGGAAATCGCCGTGATGAAGGCTTTGGGAGCCACGCCGTTCCAGGTGGTGCGCGTTTTTCTGTGGCAGGGCGTCATCATCGGTTTTGTGGGAGCTCTCCTGGGTGTAGGGCTGGGGCTTCTGGTGCTGGAATACCGCATGCAGATTCAGGGTTTTCTTGCGGGAATAGGCTTTGACCCGTTCCCTGTGGCCTTCCACGGCACGGCGAATATCCCGGTGGTGATTGACTGGGCGGAGCTGGCATGGCAGGCGGTGAAAGCTTTTGTCATGGTCGTGGTGGCATCCATCATTCCTGCCCTGATCACGGCGCGCCAGGATCCGGCCCGCTCCCTGCGCAGTATGTAA
- a CDS encoding alpha/beta hydrolase, translating to MNKKQILLSALFLTFACASAGAAPPEPSALGAFCPPSEGKAFHSGWISLGLKAADLKEKQASAGHITDVGEAQIQLHFPAGWSPQDRRTALCIFPGGGYAIQAIEKEGSRIAGWAAEHGMVGVVVKYRVSGTGNALGKFPGPLLDARQALRTVRKNASSLGIAPLRIGVMGFSAGGHLAAMASTLWNRTLPEEAENPLKNISARPDFSMFIYPVITMAPHTTHGGTRNKILGAHPSPALEEMCSAERQVTEQAPPVFLVHALDDGVSCANSRLMEQACREKGVPASLNFYPTGGHGYGMEKRGHPTDQWPEAAEQWLREQGFLSSPSSARGGAPSGAGTSSGTRRE from the coding sequence ATGAATAAGAAACAGATATTACTCTCCGCTCTTTTTCTGACATTCGCCTGTGCTTCAGCCGGGGCCGCTCCGCCTGAGCCGTCCGCGCTGGGCGCCTTCTGCCCTCCCTCAGAGGGAAAAGCCTTTCACTCCGGATGGATTTCCCTTGGGCTCAAAGCGGCGGACCTGAAAGAAAAACAAGCCTCCGCCGGACACATTACGGACGTAGGGGAAGCGCAAATCCAGCTTCACTTTCCCGCCGGATGGAGTCCGCAGGACAGGCGCACGGCCCTGTGTATTTTTCCGGGAGGGGGGTATGCCATCCAGGCCATTGAAAAGGAAGGGAGCCGCATTGCCGGCTGGGCGGCGGAACACGGCATGGTGGGGGTTGTCGTGAAATACCGCGTTTCAGGAACCGGCAATGCCCTGGGGAAGTTTCCCGGTCCCCTGCTGGACGCCCGCCAGGCTCTGAGGACCGTGCGGAAAAACGCCTCTTCCCTGGGAATTGCCCCTCTTCGCATCGGCGTCATGGGCTTTTCCGCTGGCGGCCATCTGGCGGCCATGGCCTCTACGCTGTGGAACCGCACCCTGCCGGAAGAAGCGGAAAATCCGCTGAAAAACATTTCCGCCCGTCCGGATTTTTCCATGTTTATTTATCCCGTCATTACCATGGCGCCCCATACTACCCACGGGGGAACGCGCAACAAAATATTGGGGGCCCATCCATCCCCTGCCCTGGAGGAGATGTGTTCCGCGGAGAGACAGGTGACGGAGCAGGCGCCGCCAGTGTTCCTCGTCCACGCTCTGGATGACGGCGTTTCCTGCGCCAACAGCAGGCTGATGGAACAGGCTTGCCGGGAAAAGGGGGTTCCCGCCAGTCTGAACTTCTATCCCACGGGAGGCCACGGGTATGGCATGGAAAAACGCGGACATCCCACGGATCAATGGCCTGAAGCCGCCGAACAATGGCTCAGGGAACAGGGATTCCTTTCTTCCCCGTCTTCTGCCCGCGGGGGTGCGCCCTCCGGAGCGGGCACTTCCTCCGGAACACGGCGGGAATGA
- a CDS encoding glycosyl hydrolase family 95 catalytic domain-containing protein, whose amino-acid sequence MNVPATLKHSFLLCLFAAAVPLRAIPAPMQVTASTPARVWTEGYGTGNGRLGILSFGVFPKETVVLNEGSIFAKKNFQMREGAAEALDKARELCKEGKYRSADQLFRKNILPPGNIAGDYQQGGRLQVEFQGLPSPSSYQRTLDMRRGKATTRAQFGTGELTTEILAAPSSDCAAYHIACTMPSGCRVSLNLEHPDPSARIVAQPNGWVLEGQGSNGGTRFENTVVILAPGASVTRKGSTIILDSAREVMVLSSISTDYNIRKPEAPLTHSLAAKNARILAKAQKAGWKKLAAETEDYFSRLMTRCQVDLGDSPAGVSAMTTAQRLERVKQGKKDPDLLEQLFQFGRFCTIAHTRPGQLPCGLQGLWNPELRAAWMGCYFLNINSQMNQWPSHVTGLGEFQSSYLDFVRSLRPHGEEFARFIKRDGFCFGHYTDCWKRTYFSGNNPEWGASLMNGAWACAHLVDSYRFTGDREDLKKSLPILESNARFIMSWFEDDGEGRYLSGPGVSPETGFYAPDGTGPNVLSYVSNGTSHDQLLGREALRNYIYACGELGIRTPTLLKAVQFLRKIPQPAIGPDGRVQEWRQPFEEMQKGHRHISHLYGLFPGTEWDVLNTPEYAEAVRKSADFRRKYADMGNNGIRTGWSTAWLINLYAALGDGNAAEDRMYTMLRHYINSNLFDLHPPFQIEGNFGFSSGVAECLIQSRIMQDGFQVILLAPALADDWKKGSATGLRTRGGLKVDLSWQDGRVQATATAARPGKFRFMHQGRKKDLSMNKGETVRLDFPPLSH is encoded by the coding sequence ATGAACGTCCCTGCAACCTTGAAACATTCCTTCCTGCTCTGCCTTTTCGCGGCAGCCGTCCCCCTCCGGGCCATTCCGGCCCCCATGCAGGTCACCGCCTCCACCCCCGCCCGGGTATGGACGGAAGGATACGGCACGGGCAACGGAAGGCTGGGCATCCTCTCTTTCGGCGTTTTTCCGAAGGAAACCGTCGTCCTCAATGAAGGAAGCATTTTCGCAAAAAAAAATTTCCAAATGAGGGAAGGCGCCGCGGAAGCTCTGGACAAGGCGCGCGAACTTTGCAAGGAAGGAAAATACCGCAGTGCAGACCAGCTATTCCGTAAGAATATCCTTCCCCCCGGCAACATTGCGGGGGATTACCAGCAGGGGGGGCGTCTTCAGGTGGAATTCCAGGGGCTTCCTTCACCTTCCTCCTATCAGCGTACACTGGATATGCGACGGGGCAAGGCAACCACCCGCGCCCAATTCGGCACGGGGGAATTGACCACAGAAATCCTGGCGGCCCCGTCCAGCGACTGCGCCGCCTACCACATTGCCTGCACGATGCCGTCCGGATGCCGCGTTTCCCTGAATCTGGAACACCCGGATCCGTCCGCCCGAATTGTTGCGCAGCCGAATGGCTGGGTGCTGGAAGGACAGGGAAGCAACGGAGGCACCCGGTTTGAAAACACGGTGGTCATCCTGGCGCCCGGAGCCTCCGTTACCCGCAAAGGCTCAACAATTATTCTTGATTCCGCCCGGGAAGTGATGGTGCTTTCATCCATTTCCACAGATTACAATATCCGGAAGCCGGAAGCTCCCCTGACGCATTCCCTGGCGGCTAAAAACGCGAGAATCCTGGCAAAAGCGCAAAAGGCGGGATGGAAAAAACTGGCGGCGGAAACGGAAGATTATTTTTCCCGGCTCATGACGCGCTGTCAGGTGGATCTGGGGGATTCCCCGGCCGGGGTTTCCGCCATGACCACCGCCCAAAGGCTGGAGCGGGTCAAACAGGGAAAGAAGGATCCGGATCTTCTGGAACAGCTTTTCCAGTTCGGCCGCTTCTGCACGATTGCCCACACCAGGCCGGGGCAGCTTCCCTGCGGTTTGCAGGGATTATGGAATCCGGAGCTGAGGGCGGCGTGGATGGGCTGCTATTTCCTGAATATCAACAGCCAGATGAACCAGTGGCCCTCCCATGTCACCGGGCTGGGAGAATTCCAGAGCTCCTATCTTGATTTTGTCCGCAGCCTGCGCCCCCACGGAGAGGAGTTTGCGCGCTTCATCAAACGGGACGGCTTCTGCTTCGGCCACTATACGGATTGCTGGAAGCGCACCTATTTTTCAGGCAACAATCCGGAATGGGGGGCCAGCCTCATGAACGGGGCATGGGCATGCGCCCACCTGGTGGACAGTTACCGCTTTACCGGAGACCGGGAAGACCTTAAAAAATCGCTGCCCATTCTGGAATCCAACGCGCGTTTCATCATGTCCTGGTTTGAAGACGACGGCGAGGGCCGTTACCTCTCCGGCCCGGGGGTGTCTCCGGAGACCGGATTTTACGCGCCGGACGGCACAGGCCCCAACGTGCTTTCCTATGTTTCCAACGGCACGTCCCATGACCAGCTTCTGGGCAGGGAGGCTCTCCGCAATTATATCTACGCCTGCGGAGAGCTGGGCATAAGGACTCCCACCCTGCTTAAAGCCGTCCAATTTCTCAGGAAAATCCCCCAGCCTGCCATCGGTCCCGACGGAAGGGTGCAGGAATGGAGGCAGCCTTTTGAAGAAATGCAGAAGGGCCACCGGCACATCAGCCACCTTTACGGCCTGTTCCCCGGCACGGAATGGGATGTTCTCAATACTCCGGAATATGCGGAGGCCGTACGCAAGTCAGCCGATTTCCGGCGCAAGTACGCGGATATGGGAAACAACGGCATCAGGACGGGATGGAGCACGGCGTGGCTCATCAATCTTTATGCCGCCCTTGGCGACGGGAACGCCGCAGAGGACAGGATGTACACCATGCTGAGGCACTACATCAACTCCAACCTTTTTGACCTCCATCCCCCGTTCCAGATAGAAGGGAATTTCGGCTTTTCCTCCGGCGTGGCCGAATGCCTGATCCAGAGCCGGATCATGCAGGACGGGTTCCAGGTTATCCTGCTGGCTCCGGCCCTGGCAGACGACTGGAAGAAGGGGTCTGCCACGGGATTGCGCACGCGGGGAGGGCTTAAGGTGGACTTGTCCTGGCAAGACGGCCGGGTGCAGGCCACGGCTACCGCTGCGCGTCCGGGCAAATTCCGGTTCATGCATCAGGGCCGGAAAAAGGATTTGTCCATGAATAAGGGAGAAACGGTGCGTCTTGATTTTCCTCCGCTTTCCCATTAG